The following coding sequences lie in one Bacteroides helcogenes P 36-108 genomic window:
- a CDS encoding cation:proton antiporter, whose translation MDWFDFSLKLPVTDPTWIFLLVLLIILFAPILLNKLRIPHIIGMILAGLVIGEHGFNILVRDSSFELFGKVGLYYIMFLAGLEMNMGDFKQNRGKALVLGLLAFIVPIGIGMVTNMALLKYGVVTSILLASMYASHTLVAYPIVIRYGVSRHRSVSIAVGGTAVTDTLTLLVLAVVGGLFKGESDGLFWIWLVVKVIFLGVLIVYSFPRIGRWFFRRYDDNVMQFIFVLAMVFLGAGLMEFVGMEGILGAFLAGLVLNRLIPHVSPLMNHLEFVGNALFIPYFLIGVGMLIDLHVIFGRGDALKVAAVMIAVALTGKWIACWLTQKIYGMGGVERELMYGLSNAQAAATLAAVLVGYNIILPGGERLLNDDVLNGTVLLILVTCIVSSFITERAARKIAMDEAHLEENRSAEGERILIPVANPDTIEDLMNLSLVIRDPKQKDNLLALNVINDDGSSEVAELRGKRHLEMAAMITASADVPLRQITRYDMNIASGIIHTAKEYEVTDVIIGLHRRINIVDSFFGMLTENLLKGLHREVMVTKLLMPINTIRRVIVAVPPKAEYEAGFQKWLEHFCRLGGTLGCRLHFFANEETTAHLQALVKKKYGQTLTDFSRLDDWGDLLLLTGQVNYDHLLVIISARRGSISYDSSFEKLPGQISKYFANNSLIVLYPDQLGEPQDAVSFSNPRGNNESQHYEKVGKWFYKWFGKN comes from the coding sequence ATGGATTGGTTTGACTTCAGCCTGAAACTTCCGGTTACCGACCCTACTTGGATATTTCTCCTTGTATTGCTCATCATATTGTTTGCCCCTATATTATTGAACAAGCTCCGTATTCCTCATATCATCGGCATGATACTGGCAGGATTGGTGATCGGGGAGCATGGATTCAATATCCTGGTGCGCGATAGCAGTTTCGAGCTTTTTGGAAAGGTGGGACTGTATTACATCATGTTCCTTGCCGGATTGGAGATGAACATGGGGGACTTCAAACAAAACCGTGGGAAGGCGCTGGTACTGGGCCTGCTGGCTTTTATCGTTCCGATAGGCATAGGCATGGTCACAAACATGGCATTGTTGAAGTATGGCGTGGTGACTTCCATATTGCTGGCCAGTATGTATGCTTCGCATACGCTGGTGGCTTATCCCATTGTCATTCGTTATGGTGTGTCGAGGCATCGCAGTGTCAGTATCGCTGTGGGAGGTACGGCCGTAACGGACACACTCACCTTGCTGGTATTGGCCGTGGTGGGAGGGCTCTTCAAAGGAGAGTCCGATGGCTTGTTCTGGATTTGGCTGGTAGTCAAAGTCATATTCCTGGGTGTTTTGATCGTATATTCCTTTCCGCGTATAGGACGTTGGTTTTTCCGGCGATATGATGACAATGTGATGCAGTTTATCTTTGTGCTTGCCATGGTGTTTCTGGGAGCCGGTTTGATGGAATTTGTGGGAATGGAAGGAATTCTGGGTGCTTTCCTTGCCGGATTGGTGCTGAACCGTCTTATTCCGCATGTCTCCCCCCTGATGAATCATCTGGAGTTTGTGGGCAATGCGCTTTTCATTCCGTACTTCCTGATCGGTGTGGGAATGCTGATAGACTTGCACGTGATTTTCGGTCGCGGCGATGCCTTGAAGGTGGCGGCTGTGATGATTGCCGTGGCGCTGACGGGAAAATGGATTGCCTGCTGGCTGACTCAGAAGATTTATGGGATGGGGGGTGTAGAGCGCGAGCTGATGTATGGATTGAGTAATGCACAGGCTGCAGCGACCCTGGCGGCCGTATTGGTGGGGTATAACATTATCCTGCCCGGCGGGGAACGGCTGTTGAATGATGATGTTTTGAACGGTACGGTTCTGCTGATTCTTGTGACTTGCATCGTGAGCTCTTTCATCACCGAACGCGCTGCACGTAAGATAGCCATGGACGAGGCGCATCTGGAGGAGAACCGTTCTGCGGAAGGGGAGAGGATACTGATTCCCGTGGCCAATCCCGATACGATTGAAGATCTGATGAACTTGTCTTTGGTGATACGTGATCCGAAGCAGAAGGATAATCTGCTGGCCCTGAATGTCATCAACGACGACGGCAGTTCGGAAGTTGCGGAGCTTAGGGGCAAGCGACATTTGGAGATGGCTGCCATGATAACGGCTTCGGCGGATGTTCCGTTAAGGCAGATTACCCGTTACGACATGAACATCGCCTCCGGCATTATCCATACGGCCAAGGAGTATGAGGTTACGGATGTCATCATAGGCCTGCACCGCAGGATCAATATCGTGGATTCATTCTTCGGCATGCTTACGGAGAATCTGCTGAAAGGCTTGCACCGGGAGGTGATGGTTACCAAATTACTGATGCCTATCAATACGATAAGGCGGGTAATCGTCGCAGTGCCTCCCAAGGCGGAATACGAGGCAGGCTTCCAGAAGTGGCTGGAACATTTCTGCCGTTTGGGGGGGACTTTGGGTTGCCGCCTGCACTTTTTTGCCAATGAAGAAACCACGGCTCACCTGCAGGCGCTGGTGAAGAAGAAATACGGACAAACCCTTACAGACTTTTCACGTCTGGATGATTGGGGAGACTTGTTGCTGCTGACGGGGCAAGTGAATTATGATCATTTGCTGGTGATAATCAGCGCGCGCCGGGGATCCATTTCTTATGACAGCTCTTTTGAGAAGCTGCCGGGGCAGATCAGCAAGTATTTTGCAAACAACAGTTTGATTGTCTTGTATCCCGATCAACTTGGTGAACCTCAGGATGCGGTGTCTTTCTCCAATCCTCGCGGAAACAATGAATCGCAACATTACGAGAAGGTGGGCAAGTGGTTCTATAAATGGTTCGGGAAGAACTGA
- a CDS encoding tRNA threonylcarbamoyladenosine dehydratase: MGDWKQRTRLLLGDEKMERLHRAHVLVVGLGGVGAYAAEMICRAGVGRMTIVDADTVQPSNINRQLPALHSTMGRQKAEILEARFRDINPEVQLRVLPVFLKDENIPELLDADAYDFVVDAIDTLAPKCHLIAEAMKRRIRIVSSMGAGAKSDITQVRFADIWDTYHCGLSKAVRKRLQKMGIKRKLPVVFSTEQADPNAVILTEDEMNKKSTCGTISYMPAVFGCYLAEYVIKRL; the protein is encoded by the coding sequence ATGGGAGATTGGAAACAGAGAACCCGGCTCTTGCTGGGAGATGAGAAAATGGAACGCCTGCACCGGGCGCACGTACTTGTTGTGGGACTGGGTGGGGTAGGCGCTTATGCCGCCGAGATGATATGCCGTGCCGGGGTGGGACGGATGACAATTGTGGATGCCGATACGGTGCAGCCTTCCAACATCAATCGCCAATTGCCTGCCTTGCATTCCACGATGGGTAGGCAGAAGGCGGAAATTCTGGAGGCACGTTTCAGGGATATAAATCCGGAGGTGCAACTCCGGGTGCTGCCCGTGTTCCTGAAAGATGAAAACATCCCTGAGTTGCTCGATGCGGATGCGTATGATTTTGTGGTGGATGCCATTGATACGCTTGCTCCGAAGTGCCACCTGATAGCGGAGGCGATGAAACGCCGCATCAGGATAGTGTCGAGTATGGGAGCAGGGGCAAAGAGCGACATCACGCAAGTGCGTTTTGCCGACATTTGGGATACCTATCACTGCGGATTGAGCAAGGCGGTGCGCAAGCGGCTCCAGAAGATGGGCATCAAGCGCAAGCTGCCGGTAGTGTTCAGTACGGAGCAGGCAGACCCCAACGCCGTTATCCTGACCGAAGACGAGATGAATAAGAAATCCACCTGCGGCACGATAAGCTATATGCCTGCCGTCTTTGGCTGCTATTTGGCGGAGTACGTGATTAAGAGATTGTAG
- a CDS encoding RagB/SusD family nutrient uptake outer membrane protein produces MKKNILYISCALLLVTFTGCEDFLDRDPQNKQTNDTYWLNETSLRTYAQDFYSSYYTGYGTDYTIFGGYFSGDNFTDDFLTLGGGYRNFPTSATTDSNAEGTEKTNPWSAGFDVVYKANVMIEKIKGMSISDEAKNHWTGIARYFRAMAYSTMTKLYGGVPYIDRVLDPFKDEEELYKDRDSYLTVAQKILEDYQYALTNVRVDDTKRQVNKYVVAAYMSRDMLYHATWLKYHGTTVGPESQKVSDADLKAFFQGAIDGAEVVMGNSKFGVGNDYNAIFSTDDLAGNPEVIFYREYTYGVQGNALMSYNAAENLNELGSVTENAVESYLCSDGLPIGQSPLYKGAENPSIENTFQNRDPRLYQTLVDSLRIFNSGLSPMAASPTGYAPKKFLNEQWYAEGSPYTKNIYSPADAPTIRYAEVLLNYVEARYEISKVGGTAFAQSDLDKSINKLRGRKLTKWGEKPLVERSMPVVTLSGSNLTVKGVTINDPARDTDVDPILWEIRRERRMELIMEGRRGEDLRRWAKYEYLNSEDESGNPDKTFLGAYIKVADYPGIKTGQSGVHLFDPADPTNANPSQGFIWYLNQKNIRIFKKGELDSERYYLRAIPNSQIVTYKDKNGNKYKLTQNPGW; encoded by the coding sequence ATGAAGAAAAACATATTATATATCAGTTGTGCCCTGTTACTGGTAACTTTTACTGGTTGTGAGGACTTTCTTGACAGGGATCCGCAGAACAAACAAACCAATGATACATATTGGTTAAATGAAACGTCTTTGCGCACGTATGCGCAGGATTTCTATTCAAGCTATTATACTGGTTATGGAACTGACTATACCATTTTTGGTGGATACTTTTCCGGTGATAACTTCACAGATGATTTTTTAACCCTTGGAGGTGGTTATCGTAACTTCCCGACGTCAGCTACTACTGACTCGAATGCAGAAGGAACTGAAAAAACAAATCCTTGGAGTGCGGGCTTTGATGTAGTGTATAAAGCTAATGTCATGATCGAGAAAATTAAAGGTATGAGTATATCTGATGAAGCCAAGAATCATTGGACAGGTATAGCGCGTTATTTCCGTGCCATGGCTTATAGTACAATGACGAAGCTTTATGGTGGAGTGCCCTATATAGATAGAGTGCTTGATCCGTTTAAAGATGAAGAAGAACTTTATAAGGATCGTGACTCGTACCTGACTGTTGCTCAAAAGATACTGGAAGATTATCAATATGCATTGACAAATGTGCGTGTTGACGATACTAAGCGTCAGGTTAACAAATATGTAGTAGCTGCTTATATGTCACGTGATATGTTGTATCATGCTACTTGGCTGAAATATCATGGTACTACCGTTGGACCGGAGTCACAAAAGGTATCTGATGCTGACTTGAAAGCATTCTTTCAAGGTGCGATCGATGGAGCGGAAGTTGTGATGGGAAATAGTAAATTTGGAGTTGGAAATGATTATAATGCCATTTTCTCTACAGATGACTTAGCGGGCAATCCGGAAGTGATTTTCTATCGTGAATATACTTACGGCGTACAAGGCAATGCATTGATGTCATACAACGCTGCTGAAAATCTGAATGAGTTGGGTAGTGTTACTGAAAATGCAGTTGAGAGTTACCTTTGTAGTGACGGTTTGCCTATTGGACAGTCTCCTCTCTATAAAGGTGCTGAAAATCCAAGTATAGAGAATACATTCCAAAATCGTGATCCGAGATTGTACCAGACATTGGTAGATAGCTTGCGTATCTTCAACTCAGGACTTAGCCCCATGGCTGCATCACCTACTGGTTATGCTCCAAAAAAATTCTTAAATGAACAATGGTATGCGGAAGGTTCTCCTTATACGAAAAATATCTATAGTCCTGCAGATGCTCCGACTATTCGCTATGCGGAAGTTCTCCTTAATTATGTGGAAGCACGTTACGAAATAAGTAAAGTGGGTGGTACTGCTTTTGCGCAATCAGATTTGGACAAGTCGATTAACAAACTTCGCGGCCGTAAATTAACTAAATGGGGCGAAAAGCCGTTAGTTGAACGTAGTATGCCTGTTGTGACTTTAAGCGGAAGCAATCTGACTGTAAAAGGTGTGACGATAAATGATCCGGCTCGTGATACGGATGTTGATCCTATTCTTTGGGAAATTCGCCGTGAACGTCGTATGGAATTAATTATGGAAGGTCGTCGTGGTGAAGATCTTCGCCGTTGGGCTAAGTATGAGTACCTGAATTCTGAGGATGAGTCAGGTAATCCTGATAAGACTTTCCTCGGTGCATATATAAAGGTAGCAGATTACCCGGGTATTAAGACCGGTCAAAGCGGTGTACATCTATTTGATCCGGCAGATCCGACAAATGCCAATCCTTCTCAGGGCTTTATCTGGTATTTGAATCAAAAGAATATTCGCATATTTAAGAAAGGTGAGTTAGACTCAGAGCGTTATTATTTGCGTGCTATTCCAAATAGTCAGATTGTGACCTATAAAGATAAGAACGGTAATAAGTATAAATTGACGCAAAATCCAGGATGGTAA
- a CDS encoding aspartate-semialdehyde dehydrogenase, producing the protein MKVAIVGASGAVGQEFLRVLDERNFPLDELVLFGSKRSAGTKYAFRGKQIEVKLLQHNDDFKGVDVAFTSAGASTSKEFAETITKHGAVMIDNSSAFRMDADVPLVVPEMNAADSKDRPRGIIANPNCTTIQMVVALKAIEQLSHIKTVHVSTYQAASGAGAAAMDELYEQYRQVLAGEPVKVEKFAYQLAFNLIPQVDVFTENGYTKEEMKMFNETRKIMHSDIKVSATCVRVPALRSHSESIWVETERPISVEEAREAFAKGEGLVLMDNPAEKEYPMPLFLAGKDPVYVGRIRKDLTNDNGLTFWIVGDQIKKGAALNAVQIAEYLVKEKAL; encoded by the coding sequence ATGAAAGTAGCTATTGTTGGAGCAAGCGGAGCCGTGGGACAAGAATTCCTGCGAGTGCTCGATGAAAGGAATTTCCCGTTGGATGAGTTAGTATTGTTCGGCTCTAAACGCAGTGCCGGTACTAAATATGCCTTCCGCGGTAAACAGATCGAGGTTAAACTCTTGCAACACAACGATGACTTTAAAGGGGTAGATGTCGCTTTCACTTCCGCAGGCGCAAGTACCTCTAAGGAGTTTGCCGAAACCATCACCAAACACGGAGCCGTGATGATTGACAACTCCAGCGCTTTCCGTATGGATGCCGACGTGCCCTTGGTTGTACCCGAAATGAATGCCGCCGACTCGAAAGACCGTCCGCGCGGCATCATCGCCAACCCCAACTGCACTACCATCCAGATGGTAGTGGCACTGAAAGCCATCGAACAGCTTTCTCACATAAAAACCGTACACGTGTCCACCTATCAGGCAGCCAGCGGTGCGGGTGCGGCCGCCATGGACGAACTGTATGAACAATACCGCCAGGTATTGGCAGGCGAACCTGTAAAAGTAGAAAAGTTCGCTTACCAACTGGCCTTCAATCTGATTCCCCAAGTTGACGTTTTCACCGAAAACGGATACACCAAGGAAGAGATGAAGATGTTCAATGAGACTCGTAAGATTATGCACTCCGACATCAAGGTCAGTGCAACTTGCGTACGTGTTCCGGCATTGCGCTCACACTCCGAAAGCATCTGGGTAGAGACAGAGCGTCCCATTTCCGTAGAAGAAGCGCGTGAGGCATTTGCAAAGGGAGAAGGTCTTGTATTGATGGACAATCCGGCAGAAAAAGAATATCCGATGCCGCTGTTCCTTGCAGGCAAAGACCCCGTTTATGTAGGCCGTATTCGTAAGGACCTCACTAACGATAATGGACTGACTTTCTGGATTGTAGGTGACCAAATCAAGAAGGGTGCTGCACTGAATGCAGTGCAAATTGCAGAATATCTGGTGAAAGAGAAAGCACTGTAA
- a CDS encoding RagB/SusD family nutrient uptake outer membrane protein yields the protein MKKIYYLLLSVCLTTACQSDWLTQNPTTGGSAGEINGFVDNAKLAINGMARTMYMQMAAGTGYNGEATVMSYIGECVGRDFIYTRYESGFKNGENGVFNTQNTARWDYVPWTYYYTLIMNGNTLLENIDQAAGDDNQRKFLKAQILTFRAHAYSRLIEMYCDAWDVSNQGAADGVVLRLDTSNGSQPLSSLADCYTQVYQDLKDAINLYTESGLTLKEVYNMADVTTIQLPDAAVAHAVYARAALNKEDYATALEQAKLARTGHPLMTVAQYKSGFNAANDEWLWGAFANESDNIGYYAFQTFMAYNGSDAMNYYRAPVANRELIDDFPDTDIRKGLFIHKGIYCGEGEDAASLNFTDDANLGMFRCVNRTTLAINKEDASYPAYARTRAYAADFAEANGGYSISARIIFPYTALKFSTPSNGTAYNAGCVPFIRSSEMVLIEAEANYFLDHAEAAQANLIELNKTSGRDPEYTCTLTGEALFNEIVRYRRLELWGEGHSWFDCKRWHQPVVRTSLQNGGSFISTISGTLGANADDTFWKWIIPANETDYNEAIGK from the coding sequence ATGAAAAAGATATATTACCTTTTATTGTCGGTCTGCCTCACCACCGCCTGCCAAAGCGACTGGCTGACACAGAACCCCACTACCGGCGGCAGCGCCGGAGAAATCAACGGATTCGTTGACAATGCCAAGCTGGCCATCAACGGCATGGCACGCACCATGTACATGCAAATGGCGGCAGGTACAGGTTACAATGGCGAAGCTACCGTAATGTCTTATATAGGCGAGTGCGTGGGGCGTGACTTCATCTACACCCGTTACGAATCCGGCTTTAAGAACGGAGAAAACGGAGTGTTCAACACCCAGAACACAGCCCGTTGGGACTACGTGCCCTGGACCTATTACTACACCTTGATAATGAACGGCAATACCTTGCTGGAAAATATCGACCAAGCTGCCGGAGACGACAACCAACGGAAGTTTCTGAAAGCGCAGATCCTGACTTTCAGGGCGCATGCTTACAGCCGGTTGATAGAGATGTACTGCGATGCATGGGACGTCAGCAACCAAGGAGCCGCCGACGGCGTGGTGCTTCGTCTGGACACATCGAACGGAAGCCAACCGCTATCCTCGCTCGCCGACTGCTACACTCAGGTCTATCAGGACTTGAAAGATGCAATCAATCTCTATACCGAAAGCGGGCTGACACTGAAGGAAGTCTATAACATGGCAGACGTGACCACCATCCAGCTACCCGATGCCGCCGTGGCACATGCCGTGTATGCCCGCGCCGCACTCAACAAGGAAGACTACGCCACCGCACTGGAACAAGCCAAACTGGCACGCACAGGGCATCCGCTGATGACCGTTGCCCAATACAAAAGCGGCTTCAACGCCGCCAACGATGAATGGCTTTGGGGAGCCTTTGCCAACGAAAGCGACAATATAGGCTATTATGCTTTCCAAACTTTCATGGCATACAACGGCTCGGATGCCATGAATTATTACCGTGCCCCGGTTGCCAACCGTGAGCTGATAGACGACTTCCCTGACACGGACATCCGCAAGGGACTGTTTATCCACAAAGGCATTTATTGCGGAGAGGGCGAAGACGCGGCAAGCCTGAACTTTACGGACGATGCCAACTTAGGCATGTTCAGGTGTGTCAACCGCACCACCTTGGCCATCAATAAGGAAGATGCCAGCTATCCTGCCTATGCGCGTACCAGAGCCTATGCCGCCGACTTTGCCGAGGCCAACGGCGGATACAGCATATCCGCCCGCATCATCTTCCCCTACACGGCACTGAAGTTCTCCACACCCAGCAACGGTACAGCCTACAACGCCGGTTGCGTGCCCTTTATCCGTTCCTCCGAAATGGTGCTGATAGAAGCGGAGGCCAATTACTTCCTCGACCATGCAGAGGCTGCGCAAGCCAACCTGATAGAGTTGAACAAGACTTCCGGCCGTGACCCCGAATATACCTGCACACTGACGGGCGAAGCCCTGTTCAATGAGATAGTACGCTACCGCCGCCTCGAACTATGGGGCGAAGGGCATAGCTGGTTCGACTGCAAGCGCTGGCATCAGCCGGTGGTTCGCACCTCTTTGCAGAATGGCGGTTCGTTCATCTCCACCATATCGGGCACGCTCGGCGCCAATGCCGATGACACCTTCTGGAAATGGATAATCCCGGCAAATGAGACGGACTACAATGAAGCAATAGGAAAGTAG
- a CDS encoding SusC/RagA family TonB-linked outer membrane protein, translating to MNEDHKKRGSAHSKLLTAVAISALFLGSGNMMATQTAFADTHGVLEQMQSISVTVTVVDSKGEPIIGANVIERGTTNGGITDLDGKFKMKVKPGAMIQVSFVGYQTQDVKAAPNMRVILKEDAELLDEVVVVGYGSQKKVNLTGAVASVDVNKTIDSRPITDIGRALQGAVPGLTVTTNSGEIGGAPTIKIRGSVGSPNGSANPLILVDNVEITDISLVNPDDIESISVLKDASSASIYGARGAFGVVLITTKSKQKHERLSVKYTNNFAWRTPTVTPKQLPGWQQADINLKGVQNGVTPANSYSVIGNLVIDEAGVAKMKEYWDKYGFGNQFGSEIVEGRDFDWDGTGMHMYRTWDWYDMYIKNWMPQQSHNVSLNGGNGKTNYNISLGYIHQEGLTKINSDEYTRYNGNISLNSDLNKYISVRAAVMYTRADYDKPYNYNSDLYDAMYYLYRWQPVYPYGTLDGKEFRSALTELKSAPMQTKEREYVRLSGGATIKPIEGLTIDIDGIYSSVETREHKYGTPGLVAGYNVFTAYNSLEAFKNSYSNYVAASHDFVQMINGRTETLTGNFVATYGKRIKDHDFKVMAGSNIEKSEYKYFWGKRMRLLSTEKPELNMATGDQTTSSDHTWWAVAGFFGRINYSYKDRYMLELNGRYDGSSRFPSGQRFAFFPSMSVGYRISEEAFMQSLKPYLSTLKLRGSWGTIGNQDVGTDRFVSTLSTAQDSWIIDGQKVQSTGMPTIVSSELHWEKVSTLDFGFDARLFDDALGVTFDWYNRKTTDILTTANVPWTLGATAPYQNMGAIETPGWELAVDYRHSFKNGLTIGIGASVSDYTTKVTKWTNNTRMPAYGGDGTGWWSTTYYQEGMRLGDIWGLQFDRFLTDADFNADGTLKSNIPDQTQVFPKNYRFAPGDVLYKDLPGKDGKTDGKITKGTATDNPGDMSVIGNALPRYQVGFNFDAAYKGFDFNIFFQGVLKNNLWAAGNQVLPGFTSGEPYYEGAEDYWTPENQNAFYPRPMTYGQATTGNYQINDRYMLNMAYLRCKTLTVGYSLPKTLLSKVKIQNLRIYFTGENLFTISGIKPDIDPEIGVRYVGSSADQRNFGRSYPYQKSISFGLQLSL from the coding sequence ATGAATGAAGATCACAAAAAACGAGGATCAGCGCATAGTAAACTCCTCACGGCAGTGGCTATCAGTGCGCTGTTTTTAGGCAGTGGCAATATGATGGCTACTCAAACGGCATTTGCCGATACTCATGGAGTATTAGAGCAGATGCAATCTATTTCTGTGACTGTCACGGTGGTAGATTCAAAGGGTGAACCTATAATCGGCGCCAATGTCATTGAAAGGGGTACGACTAATGGTGGTATCACAGATCTGGATGGTAAATTTAAAATGAAAGTGAAGCCCGGAGCCATGATACAGGTCTCTTTTGTGGGCTACCAAACTCAAGATGTGAAAGCTGCTCCCAATATGAGAGTAATCTTGAAAGAAGATGCGGAACTTTTGGACGAAGTTGTGGTTGTTGGTTATGGTTCACAGAAGAAAGTGAACTTAACGGGTGCGGTTGCTTCAGTAGATGTTAATAAAACCATTGATAGTCGTCCCATTACTGATATTGGTCGCGCTTTACAAGGTGCTGTTCCGGGATTAACGGTAACTACAAATTCAGGAGAAATAGGTGGTGCTCCTACCATTAAAATTCGTGGTAGTGTTGGTTCGCCAAATGGTAGTGCCAACCCACTTATTTTGGTTGATAACGTAGAAATCACCGATATTTCATTGGTAAATCCTGATGATATTGAAAGTATCTCAGTATTGAAAGATGCTTCTTCTGCTTCTATTTATGGTGCGCGTGGAGCTTTTGGTGTAGTACTTATTACTACCAAGTCCAAACAAAAGCATGAACGTCTTTCTGTGAAGTACACCAATAACTTTGCTTGGCGTACACCGACCGTGACTCCGAAACAATTGCCTGGATGGCAACAAGCCGACATTAACCTGAAAGGTGTGCAGAATGGTGTAACTCCTGCTAATAGTTATAGTGTGATTGGTAATCTCGTTATAGATGAAGCGGGTGTTGCCAAGATGAAAGAGTATTGGGATAAGTATGGTTTTGGTAACCAATTTGGTTCTGAAATAGTAGAAGGTCGTGACTTTGATTGGGACGGAACAGGTATGCACATGTACCGTACATGGGACTGGTACGATATGTACATTAAGAATTGGATGCCGCAACAAAGTCATAATGTTTCATTAAATGGTGGTAACGGAAAAACCAACTATAACATTTCTTTGGGCTATATTCATCAAGAAGGTTTGACTAAAATTAACTCCGATGAGTATACACGTTACAATGGAAATATTTCTCTGAATTCTGATTTGAATAAATATATTTCTGTTCGTGCAGCAGTGATGTACACTCGTGCAGACTACGATAAACCTTACAATTACAATTCCGATTTATATGATGCCATGTACTACCTCTACCGCTGGCAGCCGGTCTATCCGTACGGAACTCTTGATGGAAAGGAATTCCGTAGTGCATTGACCGAATTGAAATCAGCTCCAATGCAAACCAAAGAACGTGAATATGTGCGTTTAAGTGGTGGAGCTACAATTAAACCTATCGAAGGGTTGACAATCGATATTGATGGTATATATAGTTCAGTGGAGACACGTGAACATAAGTATGGCACACCTGGTTTGGTAGCTGGATATAATGTATTTACCGCCTATAACTCATTGGAGGCTTTTAAGAACTCGTATTCTAATTATGTAGCTGCTTCCCATGATTTTGTACAAATGATAAATGGACGTACTGAAACTCTGACTGGTAACTTTGTAGCAACCTATGGTAAGCGTATCAAGGATCATGACTTTAAGGTAATGGCTGGTTCGAATATTGAAAAGAGCGAATACAAATACTTCTGGGGAAAACGCATGCGCTTGCTGTCTACAGAAAAGCCGGAACTAAATATGGCTACCGGTGACCAGACTACAAGTAGTGATCATACGTGGTGGGCTGTAGCTGGTTTCTTCGGTCGTATTAACTATTCATATAAAGACCGTTATATGTTAGAATTGAATGGTCGTTACGACGGTTCGTCACGTTTCCCCTCAGGACAACGTTTTGCTTTCTTTCCATCAATGTCAGTTGGTTACCGTATTTCTGAAGAGGCTTTCATGCAATCATTGAAACCTTATCTTAGCACATTGAAATTGAGAGGATCATGGGGAACTATCGGTAACCAGGATGTTGGTACAGACCGTTTTGTTTCTACACTTTCTACTGCCCAGGATAGTTGGATTATTGATGGACAGAAAGTTCAGTCTACCGGAATGCCGACAATTGTATCTTCGGAATTACATTGGGAGAAGGTTTCTACTCTTGACTTCGGTTTTGATGCACGTCTCTTCGATGATGCTTTGGGGGTGACTTTTGACTGGTATAATCGTAAGACAACTGATATTCTTACCACTGCAAATGTTCCTTGGACATTAGGAGCTACCGCCCCCTATCAAAATATGGGAGCTATTGAAACTCCGGGATGGGAATTAGCAGTTGATTATCGTCATAGTTTTAAAAATGGTCTTACAATCGGTATTGGAGCTTCTGTTTCAGACTACACGACTAAAGTTACCAAGTGGACAAATAACACTCGTATGCCTGCTTATGGTGGCGATGGTACTGGCTGGTGGAGTACTACTTACTATCAGGAAGGTATGAGACTCGGTGATATTTGGGGACTTCAATTTGACCGTTTCCTTACCGATGCAGACTTCAATGCAGATGGTACTTTGAAGAGTAATATCCCTGACCAAACTCAGGTATTCCCAAAGAATTATCGTTTTGCTCCGGGTGATGTGCTCTATAAAGATCTGCCTGGAAAAGATGGAAAGACAGATGGCAAAATTACCAAAGGAACTGCTACTGACAATCCCGGTGACATGAGCGTTATCGGCAATGCTTTGCCACGCTATCAAGTAGGATTTAATTTTGATGCCGCTTATAAAGGATTTGATTTTAATATTTTCTTCCAAGGCGTATTGAAGAATAATCTTTGGGCTGCAGGTAATCAGGTTCTGCCGGGCTTCACCAGTGGTGAGCCCTATTATGAAGGTGCGGAAGATTACTGGACTCCCGAAAACCAGAATGCATTCTATCCACGTCCCATGACTTACGGGCAAGCAACTACGGGTAACTATCAGATCAATGACCGTTATATGTTGAATATGGCATATTTGCGCTGCAAGACATTGACCGTGGGGTATTCTTTGCCGAAAACCCTGCTTAGCAAAGTGAAGATACAAAATCTACGCATCTACTTTACCGGTGAAAATTTGTTTACTATTAGTGGTATCAAACCGGATATTGACCCGGAAATTGGTGTTCGCTATGTCGGTTCTTCTGCCGATCAACGTAATTTCGGACGTAGCTATCCGTATCAAAAATCAATTTCATTTGGTTTACAACTCAGCTTATAA